TAGCTTCATCCAAAATGAGCACTTCGCGGCCATGATACAGGGCTCTAGCGATCCCCACCCGTTGCCGTTGTCCCCCGGAAAGTAATACGCCCCTTTCACCGGCATTGGTCTCCAACCCGTGAGGCAACTGGGCAATTAATTCACTTAATTGGGCGGTTTGCACAGCTTGCTCCAGTCGTGGCCAATCGACCTGAGCATCGGGCACGCCAAAGGCAATATTACGGGCGATCGTATCGTCGATTAAAAAGATTGATTGGGGAATGTAACCAACCAAATCCTGCCAGCCGCGCAGATTGCTATAGACATCTACGCCGTCGATCGAAAACTTGCCCTGATCTATTTGGAGCAGCCCCAGGATAATATCGACCAGGGTGGTTTTACCTGCGCCAGATTTGCCAATCAAACCGATCGATTGTCCCTTGCGAATCGTTAATGAGAGATCAGCGATCGCTGGCTCTGGCGCATTGGGATAGGTGTAGACAATGTTGGCCAGGGTGATTTGGCGTTGAAAGCTGAGTGACTGAGCCTGGTTTGAACGGGATTGACTTTGGCGATCGCTTACATTGGCTTGCAAATTAGCTTGATCGTGATCATTTGCCCAGGTTTCTACCTCGCGGATATCTAAATACAGCTTGTCCACCACATAGGTATGCTTGCGAATATTGCCGAACGCACCCAGCAAGTTACTCACCGCCGGCAGCAATCGCACCGAAGCCATTGCAAATACACTCAAAGTTGAAGTTAATGTGGCCGTGTCCCGTTCCATCAGCATCGAGAACACCACAAACCCAACAATATAAGCCACCAGTGCTGGTTCAAGAATGTTGCGGGGCAAGATCCGAAACGAATTAAAGTTCTGGTTCGCCATCTTATACTGGCGGGCTTCGATCGCCATTTTTCGTTCAAAATACGGCGCACAACCAATAATTGCCGTTTCCTTGAACCCACCCAGACTATGGTTGACCAGCTTAATCATGGCTTCACTGGAATCAGATTTTTGCTTTCCCCACCGCGCGATCATGGTTTTGAATTGATATAAAAACAAGCTCAACAAACTCAGCAAAATCACAATGCTGATCGTGGCGGCAAAATCAGTCAATAGCAGTAATAGCAGCAGCGAAAATACCACAGTTAAATTTGCCAGCGAAAACAGACTGGGCATCAGTACGCCATTGGCAAAGTTGGGCGTTTCGATCGCAATATTCTGGGTCAGCGAGGCGGTATTTCGTTGGAGGTGGAACGTATAGGGAACATGCAAATAGGCATGGATTAACTTTTGTCGTAGTTGTGCTTCCTGGCCAAAACCAAAGCCAAAAATATAGCGCTGCACCGCAAAATTCAAAACAGATTTAACAATCAAAACGCAGACCACAAACAGGCCAAACCAACTTATAAACTGCGTTGTGGAGCTGAACTGAAAACTGTCATATAGACCACTCGACCAGTCATTTTGCTGGATCGATGCGGGAGCTGAAGCGATCGCAATAAATGGGCCAATTAAACCAATGCCCACAGTTTCCAGGAGGGACGTAAAAATAAACAGCAGCACCAACAGCACTAGCTGCCTTTCTTGCCCCTTCAGGATATATAAAAGTCTAGAGATAAAACCGCCCATGCTGATCGATTAACGCTAGGTGGATAAGTTCCGGTCACGGCTATAGCTATAGCCCATTGGATTGGTTCAGGTCTACGCAGCGCCCCCAACAAGAATGGCAGAAGCTACACCCATAGAGAAGGCTTTCATTAACTGCAAATAAGCTGAGTAATTAATTTAATTATCAGTATTATTAGTTAATCATATCAGGCCAGGGCTCGGAAACCGTTGGTAATCGTGGAAACCTGACCACCACTATTAACCACAATGTCTTTTAGTCCTGCACTACCCAGCGATGGCAACACCCCTTCAATCCGATTACCCGATACCGAGGTGATCGTGACTTCCACCCCACCGATCGTAACTGTGGTATTACCCACGTCGCCGGAGAAATTAGCACCACCAATTACAAACGGCGCACCACCAGCGCTGGGCGATCGCCAGGGGTAGATGTCATAGGCAGTCACACCCACCGCCGCCGCATCTATCGGCTTGGACACGGTTAGATTGTCGTCGGAATAGTCAACGCCAATGATCACGCCACCAGGACCAGTGATTACATCCAGAGCAGTGGACAGGTCGGTGAACTCAGTGGTGCTATCAAAGGTGCCATCGGGTGCAACACCAAAGCTATATAGAGTTTCATTCCAGTCCTGTGCCAGGATATTGCCGCGCATTTCACCATTAAAGGTGGTAGCCCGATATTCAGTAATGCCATTGGTGGAGGCATCCACGATCGCCAGTGGCGCTTCATATATACCCGGTATCGATGGCTCATTAGTGCTGAAGTAGATATTTTCCGATCGGCTTGGATTGGGATGGCCATAGTAAGCTCCCGGCAGAATCAGGTTCACTTCATCATCCACATTCACATTCTGACCTTCCGGGGTAGGTCCAAAACCACTATTGGCACCATTATCAGTGGCATAGAGACGGCCATCGATCGTCCAGACCAGGTCAAAGGCATTACGCAACCCAGTGGCATAGATCGAGATATCAACCCCTGGTACTACAGTCACCAAGTCGCCATAGACCTGATTAGTCGGATCGGCATCCGGTGAGGGAGCTGCGCCCGCCCACTCATATTGGATGTTGCCATTAAAATCAGGCGCATTGACATCAGCAATCAGGATCGCTGCCGCCAGAGGTGATTCAGGTAGATCGCCAATTTGTGGCCATTTTACGCCAGCATTGGTATTCCCACCCTGGGCGATCAACAGATTGCCACTGTCATCAAAGGTGAGGCCATTTACACCATGATCGTGGTTCGAGGTGGGCAAGTTGGTAATTACAGGATCGAGGTTAGCGAAGTTGGCACCGGATAGTAGCGATACCTGGCCAGTATAGGGCGAGAATTCACCGTCTGGAATTTCCGCGCCACCATTTACAAATAACTGGCTATGAGCCACATACAATTGCGGATCATTGTGGTCGGCAAAGGGATCAAAGGCGATGCCCAGGATATTGGCATTAGTCAGGCCAGCGATCGCATTGATCTCTTCAGTCGCAGTGACATTGTAGTCATCATCAAAGGTATAGGCTTTGATTTGGCCGGCGATCGAAGCGACATAGAGCCTACCATCGGGTCCCCAGGTTGCTTGGGTTGGCCCAAAGCTATCAGTACCAGCGATCGCGGTGGTGGTGAACTCGATCGGCACATTATCAAAGCTATAGGATACATAGGCAGTATTGCTCTGGCCGTTGGCAGTTTCAATAATTACTGGTACGACCGTGCCGCCGGGTGTTGGTGGAGCCTGAATCTGGATTTTATTCCCATCTGTGAGCGTATAGTCAGCCGGATCTAGCTCAACCCCATCCCAAATCACCTTAACTGGATTCGCGCCAGTGGTATCAAAGAAGCCAAAGCCATTGAGGGTGACAGTACCACCAAAGGCCGGAACCGTAGCTGGCTGCGCCTGGGTGGGCACATTATTAATAAACGGCAATAAACTGCTCTGATCGTGGCTGAGACTGCCGGGCACAAATGTAGTTGGCGTGGCATCGTCGATCGCCACCAACACCTCGGCCATCAGTGGTGCAGTGTTGTCAAAGGCAAACCGACTTTGCAGGCTATAGGTCTGTCCCTGGGTGAGTTGAATATCATTGGGATTGACCTGATCGAGATCGCCATCCAGGTCAAAGTCAATGTAGAACTGGCGATCGCTGCCACCCTGCAACACAAAGTCATAGGAACCGGTGGTGGTTGCCGTGAACTCACCATCCATCGCCACGACCACATCACTATTAAATGGTGAACTACCCAGGGTGCTAGCAGACTCACTTACCGCCATACCTGGCAGGGCTTCCACATGGTCAACATCAGTTAAATCTGGTAGTGCCGTCACACTATCGAGCAAGGTGGCGATCGGCGCGTCGGCACCAGAATAATAGCGGGCAAATGTGCCACTCACCTGATTGACGGGATAGATATTGACGATCGCATCACCGGTTAGTACCGCTGGCGGATCTTGGCTATCTTGAATGGTCAGGCTCAGTTGATGTTGCCCCAGCCCCAGGGTGGTGGAAATATCCGCATCGGCAATATTATTGCCCCGTTCGATCACAGTCGAGCCATCGCGGGTCCAAGTCCATTCAGTCAAAACCTCACCAAACTCACGTGCCTGGGATTCACTCCCCCGCACATTTACTACCACCACACCATCGCCATCGTAGTCAACTAGGGTGGTGGGTACGTCCATTTCTACAAATAATTCTGGCAGCAGATCGGGGCTGACTTCAACCACCTCGATCGCGGCGATCGTTGCTTCACCCTGGCTGGCGGTTAATTGAATATCCAGTACCCCATCACTAACTGGCACCTGGGTCATAAATTCAATCAATGCTTGATCCTTGGCTCCACCCGATTGCTGCCACACATCCAGATCACTGCGCAGCACTTGGCCTTCTACCAGAACAGTGAATTCCCGCTGGCCAGGCGCATTAAATATGGTTTCGGCAAAATTAAGATTGACATTATATGTGCCAACGTTATCTACGGGAATAGCATAGGCAAAGTTACTGCCACTACGTCCAGACTGGAATAGCTCGTCGGCAGTGGTGTTACTAATGGTTGCGGTGGTGGTATAGATGCTGCTGGTGCCACTATTAAAGCTATCCTCAGCCCAAACCTTACCAAATTCATCGGTATATTCACTACCACCCACATTTACGCGAATCCCAGGCGGTGGCTCGATCGGGGTAATGGCGATCGCTGAAACTTTGGCCGCATCGGCACTAGCCACAAAATCAAGGTCTAGGGCTCCATCATTGATGGAAACATTAAAGGTCTGGCTATAGGCAGCATTCTTACCTACCTGGGCATATATATCCAGGTCATCAACAAAAAGTTGACCTTCAGCAGAGACATCAAAGACGCGATTGCCAGCCGAATTATGATATAGCTCGGCAAACTCCAGGCTGACTTGATATTCACCATCCACTAATGGGATCGTGTAGGCCAGATTTGCATCGTAACGCTCGGTTTGATAGAGCGGATCATCTACTGTGCCACCAATATCACCCGAAGTGGAGAAGGTCTTACCATTAACGAAGTCCTGATCGGCCACCCATTCCTGATTCAGGATATCGGTATAGGCACCGCCGCCAGCATTAATTAGCAGGGCATTGGGGTTACCAGGATTGCCACCACCACCGCTGTTGTCTTCAGTTACCGCCACATTGAAGCTGGTTTCCACAAACAAACCATCGGTGTCGGTAGCTCTGATCGTAAGCGCAGAAGTACCCACAACTGCTGTAGCGGCATAGGTAAGAGTTAACTCACCCGTGGTGGGATTGATCGCCGCATCATCAAACAAAGTGGGATCGCTGTTGTTTTCGATCGAATAAACTAAATCGACATCCGCATCCTCAAAGTCATCAAAGGCAGCAAACAAATCAACCACACTATTCACCTCACCTTCAACCACCGACAGATCACTAATACCAGAAGTGGTGGGCACTTGCGGCGGCAGGTCACCCACCGGAGCAATGGCGATCGCTGACACCTTGGCATTATCGGCACTGGCCACAAAGCTGAGATCTAATACCCCATCATTAACTGGGATCATGAAGGTTTCGGTATAGGCAGCATCCTTACCTACCTGGGCATAGATATCCAGGTCATCAACAAATAACTGCCCTTCGGCCAAGACATCAAAGACGCGATTGCCCGCTGAATTATGGTAGATTTCCGCAAATTCTAGGCTGACCTGATACTCACCATTAGCAACTGGGATTTCATAGGCAAAGTCGCCACCATAGCGCTCAGTTTGATAGAGAGTTGGATCATCTGTGTTGTAGATGGCATTAGAGCCAGAGAAGGTCTTGCCACCAGTTGAATATTGATCCGCTGACCATTGCTGATTGAGAGAATCGGTGTAGCTATTACCACCAGCATTGATCAAGATTGTGGGCGGATTAACAGGGCCACCGCTGTTATCTTCCGTTACCGCCACATTGAAGCTGGTTTCCACAAACAAACCATCGGTGTCGGTAGCCCTGATCGTAAGCGCAGAACTACCCACAACTACTGTAGCGGCATAGGTTAAAGTCAACTCGCCAGTTGTAGGATTGATCGCCGCATCATCAAACAACGTAGGATCGCTGTTGTTTACGATCGAATAAACTAAATCGACATCCGCATCTTCAAAGTCATCAAAGGCAGCAAACAGATCGACAACACTATTCACCTCACCTTCAACCACTGATACATCACTAATACCGCTGGTGGTGGGCACTTGCGGCGGCAGGTCACCCACCGGAGCAATGGCGATCGCAGAAACTTTTGCCTGGTCGGCACTGGCCACAAAACTTAGATCTAATACCCCATCATTAACTGGGATCGTGAAGGTTTCGGTATAGGCGGCATTCTTACCTACCTGGGCATAGATATCCAGGTCATCAACAAACAATTGACCTTCGGCCAAGACATCAAAGACGCGATTGCCAGCCGAATTGTGATAAAGCTCGGCAAACTCCAACGTTACCTGATACTCGCCATCTGCCACTGGAATTTCATAGGCTAGATTTGCGTTGTAGCGCTCGGTTTGATAGAGCGGATCGTCGGTAGTGCCTGAGATGCCCTGTGAAGTGCCGAAGGTTTTACCGTTGGTGAAGTAGTCGTCTGCTACCCATTGCTGATTGAGGGAATCGGTATAAGCACTACCACCAGCATTGATCAGAAGTGTAGCCGGATTGCCGCCACCACCGCTGTTGTCTTCAGTAACCGCCACATTAAAGCTGGTTTCCACAAACAAACCATCGGTATCGGTGGCTCTGATTGTTAAGTCAGATGTGCCCACAACCGCTATAGCAGCATAGGTTAAAGTCAACTCGCCAGTTGTAGGGTTGATCGCCACATCATCAAACAGACTCGGATCGCTGTTGTTTTCGATCGAATAGATTAAATCCGCATCCGCATCTTCAAAGTCATCAAAGGCGGCAAACAGATCGACCACACTATTCACCTCACCTTCAACCACCGACAGATCACTAATACCAGAAGTGGTTGGCACTTGCGGCGGCAGGTCACCCACTGGGGCAATGGCGATCGCTGATACCTTGGCATTGTCAGCACTGGCCGCAAAGTCTAAATCGAGAATCCCATCACTGACTGGGATCGTGAAGGTTTCGGTATAGGCGGCATTCTTACCTACCTGGGCATAGATATCCAGGTCATCAACAAATAACTGCCCTTCGGCCAAGACATCAAAGACGCGATTGCCAGCCGAATTGTGATAAAGCTCTGCAAACTCCAACGTTACCTGATACTCGCCATCTGCCACTGGAA
The sequence above is a segment of the Pseudanabaena sp. PCC 7367 genome. Coding sequences within it:
- a CDS encoding ABC transporter ATP-binding protein, which codes for MGGFISRLLYILKGQERQLVLLVLLFIFTSLLETVGIGLIGPFIAIASAPASIQQNDWSSGLYDSFQFSSTTQFISWFGLFVVCVLIVKSVLNFAVQRYIFGFGFGQEAQLRQKLIHAYLHVPYTFHLQRNTASLTQNIAIETPNFANGVLMPSLFSLANLTVVFSLLLLLLLTDFAATISIVILLSLLSLFLYQFKTMIARWGKQKSDSSEAMIKLVNHSLGGFKETAIIGCAPYFERKMAIEARQYKMANQNFNSFRILPRNILEPALVAYIVGFVVFSMLMERDTATLTSTLSVFAMASVRLLPAVSNLLGAFGNIRKHTYVVDKLYLDIREVETWANDHDQANLQANVSDRQSQSRSNQAQSLSFQRQITLANIVYTYPNAPEPAIADLSLTIRKGQSIGLIGKSGAGKTTLVDIILGLLQIDQGKFSIDGVDVYSNLRGWQDLVGYIPQSIFLIDDTIARNIAFGVPDAQVDWPRLEQAVQTAQLSELIAQLPHGLETNAGERGVLLSGGQRQRVGIARALYHGREVLILDEATAALDNETEALVTEAIKQLSSQRTVIIIAHRLSTVEHCDLICQMEQGRIVKSGSYSEVVLGEAPSSLPN
- a CDS encoding malectin domain-containing carbohydrate-binding protein codes for the protein MSFLETNSELIAAFPGINSSTTALSQGFTQGAGLNSGELGGVVFVDERAASAGNFAAGALPGLEVVFLDADRDGVAQIGEYLSGFGGFGQGFGQVSAIHIISHAASGGMQLGASWLGQETIDSYSEAIAGWQNSLTADADILLYGCNVAKGEAGLGFVQSLSQLSGADVAASDDLTGSSLLGGDWDLEVTTGAIESPTAFSTAFTEEFNDILPTIAQAELVIEPPDNNIVTSSTYSSGSFQISNNSDSGIQIERVVIDISTAILPDLIFDPFGTAGDPIGKDFTPDSGESATGQDSHTFLAPHDGNSTFGYDALEIVFTDFDPGETFTFSIDNDPTSTQGLPAPGPNHAASVSGLELAGTTVTIDFSDGNSYTAATYRIPNSEVGSQAIVKEQLPTAPTIEVLGGITTPDTSEIANQVIRVSAPVGADVSLLQFETALFTDNGSGFDLDPFEANAIVSVDEQSATVGSTGFVDIPVTLTNTDPEAGLNYFTAVVTDSDGSTSLLADTEILQLLGANNAPTTSGIIDVSVVEGEVDSVIDLFSVFDDIEDADADLIYSIESNSEPTLFDDVAINPTTGELTLTYAATAVVGTSDLTIRATDTDGLFVETSFNVAVTEDNSGGGGNPATLLINAGGSAYTDSLNQQWVADEHFTNGKTFGTSQGISGTTDDPLYQTERYNANLAYEIPVADGEYQVTLEFAELYHNSAGNRVFDVLAEGQLFVDDLDIYAQVGKNAAYTETFTIPVSDGILDLDFAASADNAKVSAIAIAPVGDLPPQVPTTSGISDLSVVEGEVNSVVDLFAAFDDFEDADADLIYSIENNSDPSLFDDVAINPTTGELTLTYAAIAVVGTSDLTIRATDTDGLFVETSFNVAVTEDNSGGGGNPATLLINAGGSAYTDSLNQQWVADDYFTNGKTFGTSQGISGTTDDPLYQTERYNANLAYEIPVADGEYQVTLEFAELYHNSAGNRVFDVLAEGQLFVDDLDIYAQVGKNAAYTETFTIPVNDGVLDLSFVASADQAKVSAIAIAPVGDLPPQVPTTSGISDVSVVEGEVNSVVDLFAAFDDFEDADVDLVYSIVNNSDPTLFDDAAINPTTGELTLTYAATVVVGSSALTIRATDTDGLFVETSFNVAVTEDNSGGPVNPPTILINAGGNSYTDSLNQQWSADQYSTGGKTFSGSNAIYNTDDPTLYQTERYGGDFAYEIPVANGEYQVSLEFAEIYHNSAGNRVFDVLAEGQLFVDDLDIYAQVGKDAAYTETFMIPVNDGVLDLSFVASADNAKVSAIAIAPVGDLPPQVPTTSGISDLSVVEGEVNSVVDLFAAFDDFEDADVDLVYSIENNSDPTLFDDAAINPTTGELTLTYAATAVVGTSALTIRATDTDGLFVETSFNVAVTEDNSGGGGNPGNPNALLINAGGGAYTDILNQEWVADQDFVNGKTFSTSGDIGGTVDDPLYQTERYDANLAYTIPLVDGEYQVSLEFAELYHNSAGNRVFDVSAEGQLFVDDLDIYAQVGKNAAYSQTFNVSINDGALDLDFVASADAAKVSAIAITPIEPPPGIRVNVGGSEYTDEFGKVWAEDSFNSGTSSIYTTTATISNTTADELFQSGRSGSNFAYAIPVDNVGTYNVNLNFAETIFNAPGQREFTVLVEGQVLRSDLDVWQQSGGAKDQALIEFMTQVPVSDGVLDIQLTASQGEATIAAIEVVEVSPDLLPELFVEMDVPTTLVDYDGDGVVVVNVRGSESQAREFGEVLTEWTWTRDGSTVIERGNNIADADISTTLGLGQHQLSLTIQDSQDPPAVLTGDAIVNIYPVNQVSGTFARYYSGADAPIATLLDSVTALPDLTDVDHVEALPGMAVSESASTLGSSPFNSDVVVAMDGEFTATTTGSYDFVLQGGSDRQFYIDFDLDGDLDQVNPNDIQLTQGQTYSLQSRFAFDNTAPLMAEVLVAIDDATPTTFVPGSLSHDQSSLLPFINNVPTQAQPATVPAFGGTVTLNGFGFFDTTGANPVKVIWDGVELDPADYTLTDGNKIQIQAPPTPGGTVVPVIIETANGQSNTAYVSYSFDNVPIEFTTTAIAGTDSFGPTQATWGPDGRLYVASIAGQIKAYTFDDDYNVTATEEINAIAGLTNANILGIAFDPFADHNDPQLYVAHSQLFVNGGAEIPDGEFSPYTGQVSLLSGANFANLDPVITNLPTSNHDHGVNGLTFDDSGNLLIAQGGNTNAGVKWPQIGDLPESPLAAAILIADVNAPDFNGNIQYEWAGAAPSPDADPTNQVYGDLVTVVPGVDISIYATGLRNAFDLVWTIDGRLYATDNGANSGFGPTPEGQNVNVDDEVNLILPGAYYGHPNPSRSENIYFSTNEPSIPGIYEAPLAIVDASTNGITEYRATTFNGEMRGNILAQDWNETLYSFGVAPDGTFDSTTEFTDLSTALDVITGPGGVIIGVDYSDDNLTVSKPIDAAAVGVTAYDIYPWRSPSAGGAPFVIGGANFSGDVGNTTVTIGGVEVTITSVSGNRIEGVLPSLGSAGLKDIVVNSGGQVSTITNGFRALA